One Sporichthyaceae bacterium genomic region harbors:
- a CDS encoding YciI-like protein has product MTHLLLEYQLSADYLERRPEFRAEHLALLEDCAQRGELVLAGAVPDPFDRAVFIWSEDAAEVVEQFVSVDPYVRHGLVSSWQVRTWNTVVGSAIASA; this is encoded by the coding sequence GTGACACATTTGTTGCTCGAGTATCAGCTTTCCGCGGACTACCTGGAACGCCGTCCGGAGTTCCGGGCCGAGCACCTGGCGTTGCTGGAGGACTGCGCGCAGCGCGGTGAGCTGGTCCTGGCCGGCGCGGTACCCGACCCGTTCGACCGTGCGGTGTTCATCTGGAGCGAGGACGCCGCCGAGGTCGTCGAGCAGTTCGTGTCCGTCGACCCGTACGTGCGCCACGGGTTGGTTTCCTCCTGGCAGGTGCGCACCTGGAACACGGTGGTCGGCAGCGCCATCGCCTCTGCCTGA
- a CDS encoding AMP-binding protein — protein MTDPLESLLPGLWAPDDAPDAVRIGDAATSRADLLAAAQVCAVRLGGARSAVIEAGPELATLVGVLGALCAGVAVVPLAPDAGPLEREHVLGDSGAEVVLGNPTWTSDHPRVPIPTPGTPAPSALPGATPGGMVLYTSGTTGPPKGVVLSNAAIGADLDALAAAWAWTPEDTLVHGLPLFHVHGLILGLLGSLRVGCRVVHTGRPTPQAYAAAGGSLYFGVPTVWSRVVDEPDSAAALRSARLLVSGSAGLTAPVFEALAALTGHRAVERYGMTETLITVSARADSERRPGHVGLALPGVTTRVVAEDGTPIPPGEDTPGELQVRTPTMFDGYLGRPEATSACWTADGWFRTGDVATLGADGWHRILGRASVDLIKSGGYRIGAGEVEAALLAHPAVSEVAVVGEPDPDLGQRIVAYVVAGDAVAADLEAFVATALSVHKRPRRIVFCDSLPRNALGKVQKSLLTP, from the coding sequence GTGACCGATCCGCTCGAATCGCTGTTGCCCGGGCTGTGGGCACCAGACGACGCACCCGACGCCGTGCGCATCGGGGACGCGGCCACCTCCCGTGCGGATCTGCTGGCCGCGGCGCAGGTCTGTGCGGTCCGGCTGGGCGGGGCGCGCAGCGCCGTCATCGAGGCCGGCCCGGAACTGGCCACGCTGGTCGGCGTGCTCGGCGCGCTGTGCGCCGGCGTCGCGGTGGTGCCGCTGGCCCCCGACGCCGGGCCGCTGGAGCGCGAGCACGTCCTGGGCGACAGCGGCGCCGAGGTGGTGCTCGGCAACCCGACCTGGACCAGTGACCACCCCCGGGTCCCGATCCCGACACCCGGCACCCCGGCGCCGTCCGCGCTGCCCGGCGCGACGCCGGGGGGCATGGTGCTCTACACCAGCGGCACCACCGGCCCCCCCAAGGGCGTGGTGCTGTCCAACGCCGCAATCGGCGCCGACCTGGACGCGCTGGCCGCAGCCTGGGCGTGGACGCCGGAGGACACGCTGGTGCACGGCCTGCCGCTGTTCCACGTGCACGGACTGATCCTCGGCCTGCTGGGCTCGCTGCGCGTGGGGTGCCGCGTGGTGCACACCGGCCGACCCACGCCGCAGGCCTACGCCGCCGCGGGCGGCTCGCTGTACTTCGGGGTGCCCACGGTGTGGTCGCGGGTGGTCGACGAGCCGGACTCTGCCGCCGCGCTGCGCTCGGCGCGGTTGTTGGTATCCGGCAGCGCCGGGCTCACCGCGCCCGTGTTCGAGGCGTTGGCCGCGTTGACCGGACACCGCGCGGTGGAGCGCTACGGCATGACCGAGACGCTGATCACCGTCTCGGCGCGGGCCGACTCCGAGCGCCGCCCCGGCCACGTCGGCCTGGCCCTGCCCGGCGTGACCACCCGGGTGGTGGCTGAGGACGGCACCCCGATCCCGCCGGGCGAGGACACGCCCGGCGAACTTCAGGTGCGCACCCCGACGATGTTCGACGGATACCTCGGGCGACCGGAGGCCACCAGCGCCTGCTGGACCGCCGATGGCTGGTTCCGCACCGGTGACGTGGCCACGCTGGGCGCTGACGGCTGGCACCGCATCCTGGGTCGCGCCTCGGTGGACCTGATCAAGTCCGGGGGGTACCGGATCGGGGCCGGTGAGGTGGAGGCGGCGTTGCTCGCCCATCCCGCGGTGTCCGAGGTCGCGGTGGTCGGCGAGCCGGACCCCGACCTGGGTCAGCGCATCGTGGCGTATGTGGTGGCCGGAGACGCCGTCGCCGCCGATCTGGAGGCGTTCGTCGCCACGGCGCTGTCCGTGCACAAACGCCCGCGTCGGATCGTCTTCTGCGACTCACTTCCCCGAAATGCTCTCGGAAAAGTACAGAAGTCACTTTTGACGCCCTGA
- the efeO gene encoding iron uptake system protein EfeO, whose translation MRLSRTAVPVATITAVAAVLGGCGITKDKTAAAREPSAAPSPTASAASGNAIAVSASDSACTLDMSSVSSGPLTLHVHNGGTKVTEVYILMGADGTGGIVTERENIGPNSDADVVSELAGGSYTISCRPRDSERINTGLTVTGSASAAPTSATAAGAVSAYRDYVAEQVHDTIEATADFVAALKAGDLEKAKSLFAPSRVGWEAIEPVAESFGDIDPKVDTREADLESGQTWTGWHKIEKTLWVDGTTDNMGTAGDDLLAELHILSSRVADAEITPTSMANGAKELLDEVATGKITGEEDAFSHTDLWDFKANLDGAKKVYDLLRPLVTDSLLTSTLDTEFADADEALDKYKDGNGWQDYSKVDEAGRKALSDAVNALAEPLSKLAAAVVST comes from the coding sequence ATGCGTCTGTCGCGTACCGCTGTCCCCGTCGCGACGATTACCGCCGTCGCGGCGGTCCTCGGCGGGTGCGGCATCACCAAGGACAAGACCGCTGCCGCGCGGGAGCCCTCGGCCGCTCCCTCCCCAACGGCCTCCGCGGCGTCCGGCAACGCCATCGCGGTTTCGGCCTCGGACAGCGCGTGCACCCTGGATATGTCTTCGGTCTCGTCAGGCCCGCTGACCCTGCACGTGCACAACGGCGGCACCAAGGTGACGGAGGTGTACATCCTCATGGGCGCCGACGGCACCGGGGGCATCGTCACCGAGCGGGAGAACATCGGCCCGAACAGTGACGCCGACGTGGTCTCCGAGCTGGCCGGCGGGTCTTACACGATTTCCTGCCGACCCCGGGACAGCGAGCGGATCAACACCGGCCTGACGGTCACCGGCAGCGCGTCCGCGGCGCCCACCAGCGCCACCGCGGCCGGCGCGGTGTCCGCGTACCGGGACTACGTGGCCGAGCAGGTGCACGACACCATCGAGGCCACCGCGGACTTCGTGGCCGCGCTCAAGGCCGGCGACCTGGAGAAGGCCAAGTCGTTGTTCGCGCCGTCGCGAGTTGGCTGGGAGGCCATCGAACCGGTGGCAGAGAGCTTCGGCGACATCGACCCGAAGGTGGACACCCGCGAGGCCGATCTGGAGTCCGGGCAGACCTGGACCGGCTGGCACAAGATCGAGAAGACGCTGTGGGTGGACGGCACCACCGACAACATGGGCACCGCGGGCGATGACCTGTTGGCTGAGTTGCACATCCTGTCCAGCCGGGTCGCGGATGCCGAGATCACCCCGACCAGCATGGCCAACGGTGCCAAGGAGCTGCTCGACGAGGTGGCCACCGGGAAGATCACCGGTGAGGAGGACGCCTTCAGTCACACCGACCTGTGGGACTTCAAGGCCAACCTGGACGGCGCGAAGAAGGTCTACGACCTGCTCCGGCCGTTGGTCACGGACTCCTTGCTGACCTCCACGCTGGACACCGAGTTCGCCGACGCGGACGAGGCGTTGGACAAGTACAAAGACGGCAACGGCTGGCAGGACTACAGCAAGGTCGACGAGGCCGGCCGCAAGGCACTCTCCGACGCGGTGAACGCCCTGGCCGAGCCGCTGAGCAAGTTGGCCGCGGCGGTCGTTTCGACGTGA
- the efeB gene encoding iron uptake transporter deferrochelatase/peroxidase subunit gives MDQGPEGTGLSSGPSRRRVLGMAGAGLVAVGGIGGLGWAATARHNDAALTAADAADPVNLPVPFHGPHQAGIASPVQDRLHFTTFDVLTEDRDKVVAMLKAWTAAAARMTSGVDALDPGAFPAIIEAPPGDTGEAVGLPPARLTLTIGFGPSLFTRHSKPRLGLDGRRPDALEKLPHFPGDTLDPLRSGGDIAVQACSDDPQVAVHAIRNLARIGFGTVSVRWSQLGFGKTSSTTPAEQTPRNLFGFKDGTNNIAVDELDKLADHVWVSEREGPDWLVGGSYLVARRIRMLIEIWDRTSLAEQESIIGRDKREGAPAGKQLEREVVDINTMSETSHVRLASPLSNAGKRILRRGYSFVDGSDGLGRLDAGLFFLAYQRDPRTGFIPLQRQLAKNDAMNEYIRHTGSGLWACPPGVAGPGRFWGDTLFT, from the coding sequence ATGGACCAGGGGCCGGAGGGTACGGGGCTCTCCTCCGGCCCCTCTCGGCGTCGTGTGCTGGGCATGGCCGGGGCCGGCCTCGTGGCCGTCGGCGGGATCGGCGGCCTCGGCTGGGCCGCGACCGCCCGGCACAACGATGCCGCGCTCACCGCCGCCGACGCCGCGGACCCGGTGAATCTGCCCGTGCCCTTCCACGGGCCGCACCAGGCGGGCATCGCAAGCCCAGTACAGGACCGGTTGCACTTCACCACGTTCGACGTGCTCACCGAGGACCGGGACAAGGTCGTCGCGATGCTCAAGGCATGGACGGCGGCCGCCGCCCGGATGACCAGCGGGGTGGATGCGCTCGACCCCGGGGCGTTCCCGGCCATCATCGAGGCGCCGCCCGGCGATACCGGTGAGGCGGTCGGGCTACCGCCCGCCCGGTTGACGTTGACCATCGGCTTCGGGCCGAGCCTGTTCACCCGGCACTCCAAGCCACGCTTAGGCCTGGACGGCCGCCGCCCCGACGCGCTGGAGAAACTGCCGCACTTCCCCGGCGACACCTTGGACCCGCTGCGCAGCGGCGGTGACATCGCGGTGCAGGCCTGCTCCGACGACCCGCAGGTCGCGGTGCACGCGATTCGCAACCTGGCGCGCATCGGCTTCGGCACGGTGTCGGTGCGCTGGTCGCAGTTGGGCTTCGGCAAGACCTCCTCGACCACGCCGGCCGAGCAGACCCCGCGCAACCTGTTCGGCTTCAAGGACGGCACCAACAACATCGCGGTGGACGAGCTGGACAAGCTGGCCGACCACGTCTGGGTGAGCGAGCGCGAAGGCCCCGATTGGCTGGTGGGCGGCTCGTATCTGGTGGCCCGGCGCATCCGCATGCTGATCGAGATCTGGGACCGCACCTCGTTGGCCGAACAGGAGTCGATCATCGGTCGGGACAAGCGTGAGGGCGCGCCGGCGGGGAAGCAGCTGGAGCGCGAGGTGGTGGACATCAACACGATGTCGGAGACCTCGCACGTGCGCCTGGCCTCGCCGTTGTCCAACGCCGGCAAGCGGATCCTGCGTCGTGGCTACTCGTTCGTCGACGGCTCGGACGGCCTGGGTCGACTCGATGCCGGCCTGTTCTTTCTCGCCTACCAGCGCGACCCGCGCACCGGCTTCATCCCGCTGCAGCGCCAACTCGCCAAAAATGACGCCATGAACGAATACATCCGGCATACCGGTTCCGGCCTGTGGGCCTGCCCGCCCGGCGTCGCCGGTCCCGGCCGCTTCTGGGGCGACACCCTGTTCACGTGA
- a CDS encoding ABC transporter ATP-binding protein: MNPAERPIPEPANLTDHHFVSVAGGVSVAGVRRTFGPVVAVDDMTFSAPPGTVTALVGPNGSGKTTLMLMLASLLRPDAGQIRVAGHDPVTEPTEVRRRLGWMPDTFGSYDNLTSREALEFFAAAHRLPRAARASRTRELLALVHLEEFADAPVHVLSRGQKQRLGMARAIVHSPDVLLLDEPASGLDPRSRVDLRVLLRTLAGAGAAVLVSSHILSELEEMADRAVFVAGGHTLSERTLGELRSAEVLGPWRIRALDTDRLLSALRQYGVDFDARDASGVQVMLRGDAEAAELLASLMRDGVPVASIAPVGGALENAYLRLTEERR, from the coding sequence GTGAACCCGGCCGAACGGCCGATCCCCGAACCGGCGAATCTCACCGATCATCACTTTGTGAGCGTGGCGGGTGGCGTCAGCGTGGCCGGGGTGCGGCGCACGTTCGGTCCGGTGGTGGCTGTCGACGATATGACGTTCAGCGCTCCGCCCGGGACGGTGACCGCGTTGGTCGGGCCGAACGGGTCGGGCAAGACCACGTTGATGCTGATGCTCGCCTCGCTGCTGCGGCCGGACGCCGGGCAGATCCGAGTGGCCGGGCACGATCCGGTGACCGAACCGACCGAGGTGCGCCGTCGGCTCGGCTGGATGCCGGACACCTTCGGCAGCTACGACAACCTGACGTCGCGTGAGGCACTGGAGTTCTTCGCGGCCGCGCACCGACTGCCGAGGGCCGCCCGCGCCAGTCGGACCCGGGAGCTGCTGGCCCTGGTGCACCTGGAGGAGTTCGCCGACGCCCCGGTGCACGTGCTCTCCCGCGGCCAGAAGCAGCGGCTGGGCATGGCCCGGGCCATCGTGCATTCCCCCGACGTGCTGTTGCTCGACGAACCGGCCTCCGGGTTGGACCCGCGCAGCCGGGTCGACCTGCGGGTGCTGTTGCGCACGTTGGCCGGCGCCGGGGCCGCGGTGCTGGTGTCCAGTCACATCCTCTCCGAGCTGGAGGAGATGGCCGACCGGGCGGTGTTCGTAGCCGGCGGACACACGCTGTCCGAGCGGACGCTGGGTGAGCTGCGCAGCGCCGAGGTGCTAGGCCCCTGGCGCATCCGCGCGCTGGACACCGACCGACTGCTGAGCGCGCTGCGCCAGTACGGCGTGGACTTCGACGCCCGCGACGCCTCCGGGGTCCAGGTGATGCTGCGCGGCGACGCCGAGGCCGCCGAACTGCTCGCCTCGCTGATGCGTGATGGGGTGCCGGTGGCCAGCATCGCCCCGGTCGGTGGCGCCCTGGAGAACGCCTACCTGCGGCTGACCGAGGAACGGCGATGA
- a CDS encoding ABC transporter permease produces the protein MKERLAGIRAVAGHELRVRLRTGRVRLLLGVWVLGLGLLTAVLWQTVHDVGGLHQRGVPVFGGLMVMLLALSLLIVPTLAAQSINGDRERGVLAVLQVTLLTPAEIALGKLLAAWGTALVFLGLAVPIAASTLFMGGVGVGRLIITVLVVAVLMGVVCAIAQCWSGLVARTNTSSVMSYLSVFALTIGTLVVFGLALTSTRGTHTVTEQVPDYDALFNGDITNPDQLPMHTETRTTDDVRPEKVWWLLAPNPFVILADAAPQKHKLSIDIEPTKDGDSSFTFDPLGGIAGAVRDARDPNNTVEPLGARQAQSPVWPYGLAFDALLGLGAVTITTRRLRTPVKRLPRGMRLA, from the coding sequence ATGAAGGAAAGGCTCGCCGGCATTCGCGCGGTTGCCGGGCACGAACTTCGGGTGCGCCTACGCACCGGACGGGTTCGCTTGCTGCTGGGCGTCTGGGTACTGGGCCTGGGCCTGTTGACGGCCGTGCTGTGGCAGACGGTGCACGACGTGGGCGGGCTGCATCAGCGGGGCGTGCCGGTGTTCGGCGGCTTGATGGTGATGCTGCTCGCGCTGTCCCTGCTCATCGTGCCGACGTTGGCCGCGCAATCCATCAACGGTGACCGGGAACGCGGCGTGCTCGCGGTGTTGCAGGTCACCCTGCTCACCCCGGCCGAGATCGCATTGGGCAAATTGCTCGCCGCCTGGGGCACGGCCTTGGTGTTCCTCGGCCTGGCCGTTCCGATCGCCGCGTCCACGCTGTTCATGGGTGGCGTCGGCGTGGGCCGGTTGATCATCACCGTGCTGGTGGTCGCGGTGCTCATGGGCGTGGTGTGCGCGATCGCGCAGTGCTGGTCAGGGCTGGTGGCGCGCACCAACACCTCCTCGGTGATGTCCTACCTGTCGGTGTTCGCGCTCACCATCGGCACGTTGGTGGTCTTCGGTTTGGCGCTGACCTCCACCCGCGGCACGCACACGGTCACCGAACAGGTGCCCGACTACGACGCGCTGTTCAACGGCGACATCACCAACCCCGATCAGCTGCCGATGCACACCGAGACCCGCACCACCGACGACGTCCGGCCGGAAAAGGTCTGGTGGTTGCTCGCGCCCAACCCATTCGTGATCCTGGCCGACGCCGCACCGCAGAAGCACAAGCTCAGCATCGACATCGAACCCACGAAGGACGGCGACTCCAGCTTCACCTTCGACCCGCTGGGCGGCATCGCGGGCGCCGTGCGGGACGCCCGGGACCCGAACAACACCGTCGAACCGCTGGGCGCACGCCAGGCGCAGAGCCCGGTGTGGCCCTACGGCCTCGCCTTCGACGCGCTGCTGGGCCTGGGCGCGGTCACCATCACCACCCGCCGCCTGCGCACACCGGTGAAGCGGCTGCCGCGCGGTATGCGGCTGGCCTGA
- a CDS encoding RNA methyltransferase, which produces MTVEIDDPDDPRLTDYARLVDVGHRIRREPAEGLFIAEGALTLRRALDAGYRPRSVLLTPNRLDPAADEIAAVLAAGGAAYVVGPEVAARLTGFHVHRGLLAAMHRRPLPEVSDLLAAARRVLVLEDVVNHTNVGAAIRGGAAFGADAVLVTPACADPLYRRAVRTSMGTVFQVPWTRLGDWPADLKLLHDAGFVTVALTPDDAAQDIDDFAAAGHPRIALVLGTEGEGLAGSTVAAATHRVRIPMAAGVDSLNVAAAAAVACYALRPR; this is translated from the coding sequence ATGACTGTCGAGATCGACGACCCCGACGACCCGCGGCTGACCGACTACGCGCGGCTGGTGGACGTCGGGCACCGGATCCGCCGGGAACCCGCCGAGGGACTGTTCATCGCCGAGGGCGCGCTGACCTTGCGCCGGGCGCTGGACGCCGGCTACCGGCCGCGCTCGGTGTTGCTCACCCCGAACCGGCTGGACCCGGCCGCAGACGAGATCGCCGCGGTGCTGGCCGCGGGCGGCGCGGCCTACGTGGTGGGGCCCGAGGTGGCCGCGCGGTTGACCGGATTCCACGTCCACCGCGGCCTGTTGGCCGCCATGCACCGCCGGCCGTTGCCGGAGGTGAGCGATCTGTTGGCAGCCGCCCGCCGGGTGCTGGTGTTGGAGGACGTGGTCAACCACACCAACGTCGGCGCGGCCATCCGCGGCGGCGCGGCGTTCGGTGCGGATGCGGTGCTGGTCACCCCCGCGTGCGCGGACCCGCTGTACCGACGTGCCGTCAGAACTTCGATGGGCACGGTGTTCCAGGTGCCCTGGACCCGCCTGGGCGACTGGCCCGCGGATCTGAAGCTGCTGCACGACGCCGGTTTCGTCACCGTCGCGCTGACGCCGGACGACGCCGCGCAGGACATCGATGATTTCGCGGCCGCCGGCCACCCGCGTATCGCGCTGGTGCTGGGCACCGAGGGCGAAGGTCTGGCCGGGTCCACCGTGGCCGCCGCCACGCACCGGGTGCGCATCCCGATGGCCGCCGGCGTCGACTCCCTGAACGTGGCGGCCGCTGCCGCGGTCGCCTGCTACGCCCTGCGTCCGCGCTGA
- the cobA gene encoding uroporphyrinogen-III C-methyltransferase, which yields MSEPEPYPVGLRLAGRRVLVVGGGAVAARRLPNLLDAHADVLVVSPSVTPAVEALAAHGRIQWEARAYRPSDLDGAWYVLALTADAQVNAEVLADAEAQRIFCVRADDASAATAWTAASARHDGLTVAVLAGRRPRRAAAVRDELIAALRAGAIEAGRADKPAGVALVGGGPGDPDLITVRGRQLLALADVVVTDRLAPPALLAELGAHVEVIDASKIPYGRAMAQQAINEVLVEHARAGRFVVRLKGGDPYVFGRGFEEVEACVAAGVPCTVVPGVSSSIAVPALAGIPVTHRGVAHEFTVVSGHIGPADPESLTDWAALARMRGTIVLLMAVDKLPAITAALVAHGRDASTPAAVVQEGSTAGQRVLRAPLGEIAAAAREAGIRPPAIAVIGDVVAVGQ from the coding sequence GTGAGCGAGCCGGAGCCTTATCCGGTCGGGCTGCGGCTGGCGGGTCGCCGGGTGCTGGTGGTGGGCGGTGGCGCGGTCGCCGCGCGACGCCTGCCGAACCTGCTCGACGCGCACGCCGATGTGCTGGTCGTCTCGCCGTCGGTCACTCCGGCGGTGGAGGCGCTGGCCGCGCACGGGCGCATCCAGTGGGAGGCCCGCGCTTACCGCCCGTCAGATCTCGACGGGGCCTGGTACGTGCTGGCGTTGACCGCCGACGCGCAGGTCAACGCCGAGGTGCTGGCCGATGCCGAGGCGCAGCGCATCTTCTGTGTGCGGGCCGATGACGCCAGCGCGGCCACCGCGTGGACGGCGGCCTCCGCGCGGCACGACGGGCTCACCGTTGCGGTGCTGGCCGGCCGCCGGCCGCGCCGCGCGGCCGCGGTGCGCGATGAACTGATTGCGGCGCTGCGCGCCGGGGCGATCGAGGCGGGCCGGGCGGACAAGCCGGCCGGGGTCGCCCTGGTCGGCGGCGGACCGGGGGATCCGGATCTGATCACGGTGCGCGGGCGGCAACTGCTGGCGCTGGCCGACGTGGTGGTCACCGACCGGCTCGCCCCGCCCGCGCTGTTGGCCGAACTGGGTGCGCACGTCGAGGTGATCGACGCGTCGAAGATTCCCTACGGGCGGGCGATGGCGCAGCAGGCGATCAACGAGGTCCTCGTCGAGCATGCTCGGGCGGGCCGGTTCGTGGTGCGCCTGAAGGGCGGCGACCCGTACGTGTTCGGCCGCGGGTTCGAGGAGGTGGAGGCCTGTGTCGCGGCCGGGGTGCCGTGCACCGTGGTGCCGGGTGTCTCCTCCTCGATCGCGGTTCCCGCGTTGGCGGGCATCCCGGTGACCCACCGCGGGGTGGCGCACGAGTTCACCGTGGTCTCCGGGCACATCGGCCCGGCGGACCCGGAGTCGTTGACCGACTGGGCCGCGCTGGCCCGCATGCGCGGCACCATCGTGCTGCTGATGGCGGTGGACAAGCTGCCCGCCATCACCGCGGCGCTGGTCGCGCACGGGCGGGACGCGAGCACACCCGCGGCGGTGGTGCAGGAGGGCAGCACCGCCGGGCAGCGGGTTCTGCGGGCCCCCCTGGGCGAGATCGCCGCCGCAGCGCGCGAGGCCGGCATCCGGCCCCCGGCCATCGCGGTCATCGGTGACGTGGTGGCCGTCGGGCAATGA
- the cobT gene encoding nicotinate-nucleotide--dimethylbenzimidazole phosphoribosyltransferase yields MCSGAAETGEKSCTSTHSGEKGSFSEADRDAIYALIEARRDVRNGFRPDPVPDVVLARVLGAAHAAPSVGFSQPWDFLVIRSPQTRARLAVLATQARARYAAELPAARAKAFAPLRVEAIEAAPVGIVVTCDPTRGGRHTLGRHTQPETAAASVATAIQNLWLAARAEGLGVGWVSFFAPDEPAATLGLPAHLDVVAYLCLGYVDGFGEQPELATVGWARRRPLGWAVHWETFGHRGVPGEAPMDLLTETLAAIAPADPSAVAAARDRQDRMTKPRGSLGVLEDVATALAGLAGRCPAPLPEPAAVAVFAADHGVHARGVTPWPQEVTAQMVANFLAGGAVVNAFAAQVGAEVVVVDVGVAADLAVVPGLLPRKIRPGTADLTQGQAMSRDEAVAALEVGIETARDLVAAGNRCLLTGDMGIANTTASAALIAVFTGAAPAAVTGYGTGIDEDMHRHKIAIVAEALDRHAPDSADPIGVLAAVGGLEHAALAGFLLGAAALRVPVVLDGVIAGAAALVAAALAPDATHGWLAGHRSAEPGHAYALEHLGLRPLVSLDLRLGEGTGALLALPMVQAAARALAEVATFDSAGVTEKP; encoded by the coding sequence GTGTGTAGTGGTGCAGCCGAAACAGGCGAGAAAAGCTGCACATCTACACACTCGGGAGAGAAGGGCAGCTTCTCCGAGGCGGACCGGGACGCGATCTACGCGCTGATCGAGGCGCGGCGGGATGTGCGCAACGGGTTCCGGCCCGATCCGGTGCCGGACGTGGTGTTGGCCCGGGTGCTCGGGGCGGCGCACGCGGCGCCGAGCGTCGGGTTCAGCCAGCCGTGGGACTTCCTGGTGATCCGTTCGCCGCAGACCCGGGCGCGGCTGGCCGTCCTGGCGACACAAGCGCGGGCCCGGTACGCGGCCGAACTGCCGGCGGCGCGGGCGAAAGCGTTCGCGCCGCTGCGGGTGGAGGCGATCGAGGCGGCCCCGGTCGGCATCGTGGTCACCTGCGACCCGACCCGCGGTGGCCGGCACACCCTGGGCAGGCACACCCAACCCGAGACAGCCGCGGCGTCGGTGGCCACGGCGATTCAGAACCTCTGGTTGGCCGCGCGAGCCGAGGGGCTCGGCGTCGGTTGGGTCAGCTTCTTCGCCCCCGACGAGCCGGCGGCGACGCTGGGGTTGCCCGCGCATCTGGACGTGGTCGCCTACCTGTGCCTCGGCTACGTGGACGGCTTCGGCGAACAGCCGGAGTTGGCCACCGTGGGCTGGGCGCGACGCCGACCGTTGGGCTGGGCGGTGCACTGGGAGACTTTCGGTCATCGCGGAGTGCCGGGAGAGGCGCCGATGGATCTGCTCACCGAAACGCTCGCGGCGATCGCGCCCGCGGACCCGTCCGCCGTCGCCGCGGCCCGGGACCGGCAGGACCGGATGACCAAGCCGCGCGGTTCCCTCGGCGTGCTGGAGGACGTGGCCACCGCGCTGGCCGGGCTGGCCGGGCGCTGCCCGGCGCCGCTGCCGGAACCGGCCGCGGTGGCGGTGTTCGCCGCCGACCACGGCGTGCATGCCCGCGGCGTCACGCCGTGGCCGCAGGAGGTCACCGCGCAGATGGTGGCCAACTTCCTGGCCGGCGGCGCGGTGGTGAACGCATTCGCGGCGCAGGTAGGTGCCGAGGTGGTGGTCGTCGACGTGGGCGTGGCCGCGGACCTGGCGGTGGTGCCGGGCCTGTTGCCGCGCAAAATCCGGCCGGGCACCGCGGACCTGACGCAGGGTCAGGCAATGAGCCGGGACGAGGCTGTCGCCGCGCTCGAGGTGGGTATCGAGACCGCGCGGGATCTGGTGGCAGCGGGTAACCGGTGCCTGCTCACCGGGGACATGGGCATCGCCAACACCACCGCCTCCGCGGCGCTGATCGCAGTGTTCACCGGCGCGGCCCCTGCGGCGGTCACCGGCTACGGCACCGGCATCGATGAGGACATGCACCGGCACAAGATCGCCATCGTGGCGGAGGCGTTGGACCGCCACGCCCCGGATTCGGCCGACCCCATCGGCGTGCTGGCCGCGGTCGGTGGGCTGGAACACGCGGCGCTGGCGGGTTTCCTGTTGGGCGCCGCGGCGCTGCGGGTGCCGGTCGTGCTGGACGGGGTGATTGCCGGTGCCGCCGCTCTGGTGGCCGCGGCGCTGGCCCCGGATGCCACCCACGGCTGGTTGGCCGGGCACCGCTCCGCCGAGCCCGGGCACGCCTACGCGCTGGAGCACCTCGGGCTGCGGCCGTTGGTGTCGCTGGACCTGCGCCTGGGTGAGGGCACCGGCGCGCTGCTGGCGCTACCCATGGTGCAGGCCGCTGCCCGGGCGCTGGCCGAGGTCGCGACGTTCGACTCGGCCGGCGTCACCGAGAAGCCCTAA